In the genome of Paenibacillus sp. GP183, the window AATGAGAGGGCTATGACCCGTTGAGACATGGGAGTGAAAACCTCCGAGGGTGGCGTGGAGAATGCGTGCAGTATATGGAAACAACTGGAGATATTTCTCCTCTCCTCTATTCCCGCATGCCTTCATTGTTGCCCAAGTATAGTACGGTCACCCCCACTTATCCTAAACTCCTAATCAAAGGGGCGAAATCCTGCGAATAAGCGAGCAAACGTGAGAAAACTGAATCGTACCGAGGGAGTTAAACAAAAACTATTAAATATAATGAAAAATAAATGGTTTCCCTATTTTAATTGTCTGTTCCAATGGATTGCTTATAAACATTTTTACGGTTAATTTGCATGAAAAGTTCAGGTTTATCTATCTGTTCAAAACCATATTTGGCATATAAAGAATGGGCATCGTTGGTGGCTAACATCATTCTTCGAACCCCTTTAAGTTGAGAGTGATTAGTAATGACATCGATTAACCATTTGGATAATCCTAAACCACGATAATTTGGAAGGACAAACACATCACAAAGGTATGCAAATGTCGCTAAGTCAGTAATGATTCTTGCAAAGCCCACTTGTTTACAGGTTCCTTCTACGTCCTCTTTATAAACCCCAAAACATAATGGAGAATTTTCTATCGATTTTTCTACTACTTCTCTTGGCACCCCTTTTGCCCAATACGATTCTTGATTAAGAAAATTAAATATCGTTTCTATATCTAAGTCTTCTTTCACTGTGGAAATCGTAAAAGCCTTCTCTCTCCATATTGTCATTATCTCTTCCCCCACGTTTTACTTTTTTTATCAACTAATTTATTTATATAACCATTTACTTTAGTTTTCAATCTCTTTTGTCACTATCCTGCCCGTTCGTATTATGAGGTCACCGAGTTTATCACTGTCAGCCTGCTTGATCTTTTATACTTTATAATTCAAATGATTCTTAACATCAGCGATTTGGTTACTGATATCCTCGAGCTTACGAAACAATTCTTCATCCGATCTCTTTTTTAATTGATACACTTTTAAAAAGCGATAAAGAAGGTAAATGAGAGCCCAAGGAGATAAGTAAAAGATAAACATAACAATTTGTCCAATAATGTATGGTGACATATAGAAACCCTCCATCCAGATTTTGATATACTACATATTACCATATATAAAGTAAGCCAAGACATAAAACTGGATCGTCCAAGGGTGGCCACTACGGCAATGAACTAACGTTTTCCGTTAGCGTAGCGATCTGGCCATTCTTCGCGTGATGGCCTTTCTAAAATGTATGTGATTACAGATATTAATATATTGAGATATCTGTTCCATAAAAGTGAAGTTGAAGGCGTTTTGCTACGGACTGCGAAGAGTAATTATCCCATGATGTACTATATAATGGGATTCTTTGAGATTGGCGTATTGCTTGTGCCCAAGAAGAGGCTACACGGATCGCGTATCCTTTTCCTCGATAATCCTCCAACGTCTCCACCCCAGCCTCTGCAGCCTTATCGCTATTTCTTGCGCTAAAACAGACAGATACCGCTATGTTGTTTTCCGTCACCATATAACAAGGTTCTCGAAACTTTATTTCCGACAATAGGGGTCCCGCCAACATTTTAACGAAAATATACGCTAAGCCCTCGGATGTGTCTGGCTTAGCGTTTTTTCTTACTTTAAGCCCAACAGTCCAGGCGGCATAACCCGGACCACCGGTCATTCAACTCCTTATGTTATTCATAATTTGACTGAAGATATTTTCTTGTTCAACCCAGTCCACATCAGGCAGAATATGCTCCACTTTGGCGCCCATTATGGCTAGATCCGCAGCTAACCGTTCAATGGCGGAGCTAATTTCATAGGAAACAGGTATGCCGGGGAAGCTGGCTGCCCAGGCGATCCGTAACTTATTTAACGCTGGTGAGGGCACTTCATTCACTGGTACGGGAGGCACATCAGTATCCATAATATCTGGTCCGGCGATGACCTTGAAGGCTAATGTTAAATCCTCAATGTTGCGTGCCATCGGCCCGATACAAGCCATTTGGCGGAAAGTACGAATTGTTCCTGGAAGTTCGGGAATATGGCCAGCTAAAGAGACCCGTCGCTCAGTTGGTTTAAGACCGAATATACCGCAAAAATGAGCCGGAACTCGTATTGAACCAGCTAGATCGCTACCAATTTCAAGAGGTATCATTCCCGCTGCGAGAGCCGCCGCAGCTCCCCCGCTTGAGCCGCCTGGCGTACGGTCTAGATTCCAAGGATTTTGAGTGCGTCCGAAGATAGGATTATTTGTTTGATAGTCACTTAAGAGAACGGGTACATTGCTTTTCCCTATGATGATGCCTCCTGCAGCCTTGAGTCGTGCAGAAACGGTGCCATCTTCGATTGGCACGTAGTCGTTTAGAGGCGTAAAACCCGCGGTGGTTCGTAACCCGATGGTCGAGTGGCAATCCTTGAGCGTAATAGGGAGACCATGTAGGGGCCCCCAGTTCTCATCACGAGATAATGCTTCATCAGCCGCTAACGCCCTCCGTCTTGCCC includes:
- a CDS encoding GNAT family N-acetyltransferase, coding for MTIWREKAFTISTVKEDLDIETIFNFLNQESYWAKGVPREVVEKSIENSPLCFGVYKEDVEGTCKQVGFARIITDLATFAYLCDVFVLPNYRGLGLSKWLIDVITNHSQLKGVRRMMLATNDAHSLYAKYGFEQIDKPELFMQINRKNVYKQSIGTDN
- a CDS encoding GNAT family N-acetyltransferase; amino-acid sequence: MTGGPGYAAWTVGLKVRKNAKPDTSEGLAYIFVKMLAGPLLSEIKFREPCYMVTENNIAVSVCFSARNSDKAAEAGVETLEDYRGKGYAIRVASSWAQAIRQSQRIPLYSTSWDNYSSQSVAKRLQLHFYGTDISIY
- a CDS encoding amidase family protein, whose product is MSDLIFQSASALVHAIRERKISAVEVLEAHLAQIMLHNGQLNAIITLDEQGARRRALAADEALSRDENWGPLHGLPITLKDCHSTIGLRTTAGFTPLNDYVPIEDGTVSARLKAAGGIIIGKSNVPVLLSDYQTNNPIFGRTQNPWNLDRTPGGSSGGAAAALAAGMIPLEIGSDLAGSIRVPAHFCGIFGLKPTERRVSLAGHIPELPGTIRTFRQMACIGPMARNIEDLTLAFKVIAGPDIMDTDVPPVPVNEVPSPALNKLRIAWAASFPGIPVSYEISSAIERLAADLAIMGAKVEHILPDVDWVEQENIFSQIMNNIRS